The Spirosoma oryzicola region ACGGCCAACCCTTTCCGGTGACAGGCATCAACCAGTTGTTGCAATCCGGCTGGACCACCGTACGAGTTCTGGACCGCGTAGGGGGAAACGCCATCGTAGCCCCAGTTGCGCGTACCGGGAAACTGAGCGACGGGCATGATTTCAATCGCATTAACGCCCAGTTCGACAAAGTAATCAAGCTTTGCTTCGATACCGGCGAACGTACCATCGGGTGTAAACGTACCCGTGTGCAGTTCATACAGCAGATAATCCTCCAACGGCAGGTTGTTCCATTCCGCATCCGTCCACGCAAACTGACTCGTATCAATCGCCTGCGACGGGCCATGAACGCCTTCTGGTTGGAACAAGGATGCCGGATCGGGCCGCTCGATTGTGTTGTTCAGGACAAATTTGTACGTGTCGCCGGGGTGTAGCTGCGTGGTTTTCGCTTGCCAGTAGTACCCGTTATTTTGCAGGGGAATAGCCGTATCTTGTTGACAAAGACGAAGGGAAACGGTTTTGGCCAGCGGTGCCCAAACCCGCACGGTCGCGCTGTCGGCTGCGAACGTAACGCCGAGGGTTCGTTGGTTTATCAATGACTCGTTCATACGTTGAGAATGGTGAAAATCAATGCATCTAAGGATTAACAACCTACAAAGAGTATCTGTTAGCGTAATCGGCGAAAAACTCCATCCCACCGCCAGACGTTACGAAACAGCATCAACCGTTACTTCAACCGTAGTACCTTCTTCGGCAAAAACGCGGAAGCTGCCGCCGAGTTCTTCCGCGCGGGTCTGCATGTTTCGCAACCCATAATGATGATCGGAAACCGCTCCGTTCGCCCACGTAAAACCCCGACCATTGTCGTGAATACGCAGACTAATGCGGCCGCCCGCCAGAACCTGCAACCGTACCTTCGCCTGCGTGGCGTTGGCATGTTTGATCACATTGTTCAGGGCTTCCTGTACGATTCGGAAAAGATTCAAAACCTGCGTCGAGGTAAGCCGCTGCGCCTGCGTGCCCGTTACGACCACATCGACGTGCAAACCGTCGGTTTCCTGCACGTAGCGGTTGATGTACTGATTGAGCCGCTCCGAAAATTCTTCAACCGTAAAGCTTTCCTGATGAATCGCCCAGATTGTTTCGCGCAGGAGCTTGATGGCTTCGCGGGTGTAGCTGACAATGGTTCGCAACTGGTCAGACCACAATTGTCTATCCATGCTGGGCTGTTTTTCCGCCTGATCGCTGATGTGCGTGAGGTTGGTAACAACGAAAGCCAGATGAGCGCCCACGTTATCGTGCAGATCGCGGGCGATGCGCGTCTTTTCGATTAACAGGCTGTTTTTCATCGCCAGTGTCTGAACCTCTGCTTCGTACGTTCGCTTCTGCTGGATGGTTCGTTCTTTGATGAGCCGCTCCGTCTGATCGCGATTCATCTTGTAGCGGTACGCAAGGCCAACCGTCAGCACCAGCACTTCAAACAAGGCGGCTGGGGCATAATACATGAACTTGGCAACGGGCTCATACGTAGGCAAGAGGCCAAAATTGGCCAGAACCTGTCCAAGATTCAGGGTATAGAACGGCAGCACGGCAATAAGGTACAGCCAGGCTTCTTTAACGTGGTAGTTCCGAACGATGCTAATAACAATGTACGCGACAATGACCGGGACCGGAAACCAGTAAAAAATAGAAAACAGCCGAATTAGAAACAGTTCCAGCAGGGGCGAGTAAGGCGTAAAACGTTCGATGATAAGCGCTAACAGGCAGAAAACGCCACACCATAACACGACGGTACCGATCTTGTGCCAGCGGTAAGACGGTGTCCGGTACAACGGCAGAAAGGTACGGACAAACAACAGCTGCGAATAAAAAAGAATGAGCGGGAACAAAAAATAAACGTTCTGCCGGGGTAGCCAGAATTGCTCGTCAAACGCAAACTGATTCAGGAACCCATCGTTGATAATGAAAAAACCAACGAGGCCGAGTAAACAAAAGATGTATTTCGAATAAATACGGTCGAGCGTAATCAGAAAAAAGATGAAGCTCATGACGGCCACGAAGGCCAGCGTAAACAGGACCCCGCCCCAGAACAAATAGCTTTCCTGAAGCAGTGGTTCGTAAGCCGACGCGCGGATCAGTTCAAGCGGGACAATTTGCGTACCCCGTTGTTTGACCACACGCAGGTAAGCGGTGACGTTTTGGTGACCAGCTAGATTGATCGGAAACCAGTAATGCCGATGATTGAACGGGCGCCTGGCTGCGGGCGTTTTCCAGCCGATAACGGGAGAGGTCGAAAAAATCCGGTTCTGATCATCGACCAAGAAAAGCTGAAGCTCGTCGAAACACCAGAAATCGATTTCGGCCAGCCACCGTTGTTCTTCCGCCGACTTGTTCTGAACCCTAAACCGGAGCCAGGCCGGTTTTGCTACCTTCACCCCCGTGATAATACCAAAGTTAGGAACCGGCGTCGTGACCGGCTGAAATGTTGCAGTAATGACATCCTGAACCGACTTACGGGCTGACGAATCCCGGAAATAAGCCAACTTCCCCCGCAAGCTTATCTGATCATCGCTGGTTGATAGATCGACAACCGGCTGATGGCGTAAGGGTTGCCCCAACAGAGGCAACGTTGTTAGGCAAGCAGTCAGAAGACCAAAAAGTAATCGGCGAAAAGGACCCATTAGCGCTCTTGTCTGTCACTAAAGTAAAGCCTATTCGATTAGAAACAAAGTTCTCTAACTGCCTGCCTATGAGAAGATTTAATGAAGCTGATAGCTAATTGTACTATTTGGGTAGCCCAAAATGAATCTATAACGTATAGCCACCATTGTACTGGCGTCTTACAAACTGGTTAGCATAGTCGTAATTGGTAATTTTCATGGTAGCGCCGTCCCACAAAAGTTTCTTGCGCCCCGTGAATTTATCGCCTTCGCGCGCCAGATACGAACGCGTAGCCAGATTGCCCATTAGGACGGTTTCGGTGAGTGGACCCGCTTCTTCGAACGAAGAGGATGTATACGCGCCGTAGCCTTGCTTGCAGGCTTTGACCCACTGCTGCTGGTGCCCTTCCGTTTTTCCTTCTACCAGCGGTTTTTTCGGACTGGGTAAGGCTGTATTGGCAAACTTATCGACTGGTAGCAGCTTGGGGTCGTTGCCGAACAGACTACCAACCAGCATTCCTTTTGTGCCGATAAATAAAACGCCACCGTCGATGTCGCGAAATACGTCGCTGTACTCCACGCCGTCGGGCAATTGTGGGCGGATACCCCCGTCGAACCAGGAGAGCTTGATTTCCTTCACCTTCTTGTCGTCGGACGGAAAGGTCAGGTGAATAGCCGACGAAGGGGGGCACACATCATCGTAAAAGGCTTCTTTGAAAAAATCGGCGTACACCGATCCCACGCTACACTCTACTGAGGTAGGATACTTGAGTTTCAGCGCCCGAAATGGTACGTCCATAAAGTGGCAACCCATATCGCCGAGCGCGCCCGTGCCAAAGTCCCAATAGCCGCGCCAGCGGGTCGGCATGTACGCTTCGTGATAGGGGCGGGTAGGAGCGGTGCCAAGCCAGAGCGGCCAGTTGACTTCGGCGGGAACGGGTTGCGATTCGCCTTTGTCTTTGGGCGAGCGCACGCCCTGCGGCCAAACGGGGCGGTTTGTCCAGCAATAAACCGTGTGCACGTGACCGATTATCTTGTCCTGGATGGCCGTTTCGATAATCCGTGTCGCGTCGCCCGAACTTCCCTGATTGCCCATTTGGGTCACCACTTTGTATTTGCGAGCTGCTTCGGTTAGCATTCGGGCTTCGTAAATATCGTGCGTAAGCGGTTTCTCAACGTATACGTGCTTGCCAAGCTGCATGGCGGCCATCGCAATGGGCGCGTGCATGTGGTCGGGCGTACTGATGATGACGGCATCGAACGTATTCGCCACCTTGTCGAATAGCTCGCGGTAATCCTGAAAATAAGGTGCTTTGGGAAATTGAGCCCGGTATTTTTTCGACTGACGGTCATCTACATCGCACAAGGCTACCATGTTGTCAGAACCGTTGTTGTAAGCCAGTCTGATGTTGACATCGGCCTTGCCTCCGCAACCTACTGCCGCTATATTGAGCCGATCAGAAGGGGCAATGTAGCGGGAGCCATCGGGGTGTTTGCCGCCTAGTACATGACGGGGAACGATAAAGAAGCCAGCGGTAGCCAGGATGCTACCTTGCAGAAATTTACGACGGGAAGTAGGCTGCTGATTAGACATTGGACGGTAGATATTGGTACGATGAACTACACTATAAAAAGCCTACCGTCCAATATCTAATGTCCAGGTGAAAAGATTTTAGGCCATGACCTGCCCCATCTTCATGGCAATGCCCATATCGCCTTTTACTTTAAGCTTTCCGGTCATGAAGGCCATCATCGGATTCAGGTCGCCCGTGCCCATTTTTACCAGATTATCGACACTAACGTGCAGGTCGCAATCCGCTGGTTTGTCGTCGTTCGAGACAACAACGGGCGACTGTGTGGCATCGATATAAACAACCCCCTGATCCGTGACGAGCTTTGCCGTAGCATTGAGACTGTCAGCGTGAGAGGCTTTTGTGCGAATTTGGTCTGTTAGTTCTTGTAAAGTCATGTTTGACAGGTTTCGTTGGTTGATTATGAAACTCTGCCGCGAAAATAAGGTTTTCTCCTGGTGCGGATGGACTGCCGTTACAGTATCTTGCCCGCTTATTAATAAAACGGCCCAAAAGCCGTCCTGACAATGCGCTCGCAATTTTTGACCTTACTTTGTGTTCTTACGTTTCTTAGTTGCACTTTGGGCCTTTTTGACTCGGTTGTATCGTTTTCGAAAACGCGCGCTGTAGCCGAAACCTCCTACGTCAAACGCAAGCCCGACGCCGAAGAACGTCGAAATCAGCCAAAGCAGTACTTTGAGGATCGGGCTGCCACGGGCGAACAGCCGATGCCCGGCGATCCTGATGAAATTCGATTGCTGGCGGTTGCTCAATTTTTTTACTCGCTTATTACGCTGGTTGGCGCCATTCTTATGTTTCAACTGCGTCGAGTCGGTTTTTGGGTGTATATAGCGGGTATAGCCGTCGGTCTTTTGCTGCCCGTGGTCTTGGTTGGTTTTGGTGCGTTGAATACGTCGTTTGGTGTTTTCTTTAGCATTATTTTCGCTGGACTCTATTGGCTAAATCTAAAAGATATGCATTGAGCGAACGGATGTTGAGCATCAGCTTAAAAGTTCAATGCTTAACAGTCAACACACAACAGCTAGCCAAGCGTTAAATCCAAGGCTGCCAGCTTTTCGCGGGTCGATTCGTAGCTGGTATGGTGTATGCAGTGCATACCCAGCGTTCGGGCCACCTGCACAAACATGAGCCGATCATCGATGTATACCACTTGATTAGGTTCGATCTGCGCTACATCCAACGCTAGTTGAAAAAGGTCCGTGTCGGGTTTGCGTAGGTGGGCGTAACACGATGAGACAAACGCATCGAAAAAGGTATTGAGTTGAAACTGCTTGATCCGGTACGCGTTGATTTCGCGGCCTTCGTTATTGACCGCAACCAGCTTTAAGCCATGTTCCTGCTTTAACTGGCTCACCAGCTGAATCATATCTGGGTACGGCTGCGACTGTTCCATAATGAATTGAGCGAATTCCTGGGGCGAGTAGGGCCTTTCTTCGTAAAACACAATGCGCTTCAGGTAGTCATCCAGACTCAATTTGCCCGATTCATAAGTGTCGAAGGTAAGATGATGCCGCTCGTCCAATTGCTCGTAGTCGAGATTAAAGTGTTGGGCCGCTCGTCGGCGGGCGTGCCGGTCCCAGCCGTTCGTTAACAATACTCCACCGATATCCAGAAAAAGCGCTTTGATCGACTGCGTTGGCAACGTACTCATGGTTGTCGTGAATTAATTGATACTTGATTTGTTCGCTTATTGACTTAAGAAGCTTTTTCCACCCAAATCGTTTTCACGTTCGTAAATTCTTTGATGCCTGCTTCGGAGAGTTCACGCCCAAAGCCGGAAGTCTTGATACCGCCGAACGGAACGCGGGCGTCTGATCGCATCAGTCCATTGACAAATACAGAACCGGCCTGAATTTGTCGGGAAAGCCGGGCCGCTTTGTCCAGATCTTCTGTCCAGAGCGCTGATCCCAGCCCAAAGTCGGATTGATTAGCCAGTCGTATGGCGTCGGCTTCGTCTTTGGCTTCGATAAGAACGGCTAGTGGACCAAAGGTTTCTTCGTCAAAAGCAGCCATACCGGGTTTTACGTGGTCCAGCAGCATAGGCTGCACGTTGCAACCCTCCCGGTGGAGCGTGGTTCCGCTGCCTCCCGCAATCAGTTTGGCCCCTTTCGTGATGGTTTCGCGAAACTGACGTTCGATATTGTCGGCAAGATCGAGCCGAGCCATTGGCCCCATTGTCGTTGCCTCGTCCATTGGATCACCTTGTTTGATTTGCGCGATATGATGCTGGACAAGCTCCGTGAACTGCTTTTTAACCGACTTCTCGATGATAAACCGCTTGGCCGCAATGCAACTTTGTCCCGCGTTCTGCATCCGGGATTTGACGGCTGTCTCGGCAGCTTTTTCCAGATCGGCATCGGCCAGCACGATCAAGGCATCCGAGCCCCCCAGTTCCAGCACCGATTTTTTGATCTGACTGCCCGCAATAGCCGCCATCGACGCACCCGCCCGACCGCTGCCCGTAAGCGTAGCGGCTTTGACGCGCCGGTCTTTCAACAGCGTTTCAACAACCGGAACGTCAACCAGCAGCGATTGAAAAACGCCTTTGGGCAATCCCGATTCGCGGAACGATTCTTCAATCGCCAGCGCGCAACCCATTACGTTGGGCGCATGTTTGAGTAACCCGACATTGCCCGCAATCAGGCCGGGTATGGCAAAGCGCATGGCTTGCCAAAACGGAAAATTCCAGGGCATAATTGCCAGGACAGGACCCAATGGCTGATAAGTGATCACACTACGGGCCGCCGGTCCACCGTCGCTATCGGATTCAATCGACTGGTCGGCCAGATACGCTTCGGCATGATCGGCGTAAAACGTGCAGGTTGTTGCGCATTTCTCGACTTCGCCGAGGGCTTCCTGTAGTGTTTTTCCCATCTCGGCGGTGATCAGCTCCGCGTACCGCTGTTTATTGGTTTTTAAATAATCGCCTACTTTTCGAAGAGACGCGGTGCGGTCCGACAACGACAAAGCCGACCAGTCGGCAAAGGCCCGGTCGGCTTGTTTTAGTTTACGCTCAATACCAGCGGAGGAGTCAGGCCGGTAGGTTTTGAGCTTTTTCTGCGTATATGGGTTGATGGACGTAAACATAAGCCGGATGATGTATGCGATTGGATGAGTAATGGACGCGAGCGTCAATCATACATCCTATACCATACATGATCCGTTCCTTTATTGTTCGTCTTGTTCGAGCGTGTTTACCAATTGGGACATCGTTTCAATAACCTGTTCCATACGGTCTGCGCCCACAATCGAATTGAACTTAGAGCGTACTTCCTGCATACATTCCTCCAAGGCAACAAATAGCTCTTTCCCCCGCTCATTGAGGAAAATGATGCTCGACCGCGAGTCGTTGGGATTTTTCTGCGTATATATATATCCTTCCTCTTCCAGCAAGCCGACAATTTTACTCATCATCTGCTTCGTCACGCAGGCACGCTTCGCCAATTCGTTATTCGTTATCCCATGTTCCTCAATATTTGACAAGAACATCAGATAACTCATTTTGAAGTCAGTATAACCCATTGCCTGCAAACGAGGCTCAATGAAATTTGAGGTAAATCGCTTCAGCCGCCAAAAAAGCCGACCAACCGACCGATCTCTTATCAATCGAAACTGGTTAAAATCAAAGGAATTTTTATCTGTTTCCACGATCATTCACGAAAATAACAAAAACTGAAACAATCTACGACTGAATTTTGTACAAATATAGTCAACCTCCTTGACTTCATAGTCAACCTGGTTTACTTTTGCTGTACAATAGTCAAACAAGTTGACTAAAGAAAAGTTCTGTATTTTCATTAACACGTCCTGGATAATACGACCATGGCAACCACAATGGCGACTGAAGAAACAACTACTGAAGAGAAGAGCGCGGTAAAAACGTACTTGCCTCGTATTATAATAGCGCTCATCGTATTGGTGGGGGGCTATTTCGGCTACCGCGCTTACGTGCATAGCCAACACTACGAATCAACAGACAATGCCCAGATCGAAGGAAACTCCGCTCCGGTACTGGCGCGTGTGGCGGGTTACGTACAATCCGTCAATGTAGAAGATTACGCAAACGTAAAGCAGGGACAACCGCTGGTTACGATTGATCCACAAGAGTACGACGTGGCGCTGGCTCAGGCGGAGGCCGATTATCAGCAGTCGCTGGCTGATCTGGAAACGGCGCGGGCCGACCTTCAAACTGCACTGGCCAATGCCCGCAACGTCACTCAGAACGCACGGGTAGCTCAATCAAACGCGGATGTACAGGCATCGCGTCGGAGCAAGGCGCAGCAGGATCTACAGCGTGATCAGAATCTGTACAAAGAACAGTCGCTGACCCGCAAACAACTGGAAGATTCGCAGAACAACGTGGAAGTGCAATCCCGGCAGTACACGGCCAGCGTCGAGCAGATCAATCTGGCCAAAACGTCGCAGGGCGTTGCGCAGGCGGGTATTGCTAAAGCACAGGCAAACATCCAGAAAATTCAGGCTGTGTTGAAAGTGAAACAGGCTGCCATCGACAACGCCAAGCTGAAAGTAGGCTATGCGCACCTGACGGCTCCCATCACGGGTAAAATTGGCCGGAAAAACGTGATCGTTGGTCAGTATGTGCAACCGGGACAAACCTTATTCACGATTGTTGCCGATTCGACCTTCTGGGTTGTGGCTAACTTCAAAGAAACGCAGCTGGAAAAAATGCAGCTGGGCCAGGAGGTTGACATTAAGCTGGATGCCTACCCAGACCTCGACATAAAAGGCCGCGTCAATTCGCTATCGGAAGCCACCGGTGCTCGCTTTGCCTTGTTGCCACCGGACAACGCATCCGGAAACTTCGTGAAGATCACCCAACGGGTTCCGGTCAAGATTGAAATCCTGAATCCAGAAAAATACAAAAATCAGCTGCGGGCAGGTTTGAGTGTGGACGCTGAAGTACGAGTCGCAAACTAAACGGTTTTCGGTCTTACGTTTTCGTGACAGTCGCTTGATGCCGTAAAGGGCAATGAGAGCGACCTCAGAAAACTACACCCCGAACTGAAAACGCACACAAATGGCAACTCAAACAATGGCCCTCCCGGCACAACCGGCTTTGCCAACGGGTTTTAAGCGGTGGATAATTGTGATCACAGCGGTTTCGGCGGCTATCGTCGAGCTGATCGACACATCCATCGTCAACGTTGGTCTGACGGATATTGCTGGTAATCTGGGTGTAACCATCGAAGACGTATCCTGGGTAGTCACTTCTTACGCGATTGCCAACGTCATCGTCATTCCCATGACCGGCTTCTTGCAGCGGTACTTTGGGCGAAAGAACTACTACGTCGGATCGATTATCCTCTTTACGCTATCATCCTACGGGTGTGGATTTGCGACAAATCTGGAAACGCTTATCTTATTCCGGTTTTTGCAGGGAGTAGGGGGCGGTGCTTTGCTCTCCACGTCGCAGGGACTTATCTATGATGCGTTTCCCGCATCACAACGGGCACTTGCTTCGGCTTTGTTCGGTATGGGTATCGTACTCGGCCCAACGCTCGGTCCAACGCTCGGCGGTTTTATCATCGATAATTACCACTGGAGCTGGATGTTTTACATCAACGTTCCGATTGGTATCATCGCAACGTTTCTGAGCCTGACCTACATCGACAAGAAACCCGACGAAATCAATATCAACCGACGGGCTATTCATATTGACCAGCTTGGCATTCTGCTACTCGCGGTTGGGATCGGTAGTTTGCAGTACGTGCTGGAACGGGGCGAAGCCGACGACTGGTTTGACAGCGACGCGATTTTTTATCTGTCGATCGTTGCGGCCATATCACTGCCATTCTTTATCTGGTGGGAACTGCGGGGGACCAAAGAGCCCGTTGTCGATCTAAGGGTAATGAAAAACCGGAACCTGACCATCGGGTCGATACTCGTTGTTGTAGTCGGGTATGGTCTGTTCACATCCGTACTGCTGTATCCCTTGTTTGCCCAGCGAGTTGTAGGATTGACCGCTACGCAGACAGGCTTACTGCTCATGCCCGGTGGTATTATAACACTACCAATGTTTGCCATTTCGGGACGGATGCTGGCCAAAGGTGTATCGCCGAGGCTGATCGTGGCGGTGGGTTACGTCGCTTTTTCGTCCTTCTGTTTCCTGATGTCAACGTACAACGCCGATGCATCGAATGGTGATTTTATCGTAGCGCTTATCATTCGGGGTATTGGACTGGCCTTTGTCAACGTGCCGCTGATCAACCAATCGGTATCAACACTGGAACCACGCCAGATGCCTACGGGAATCGCCATTGTCAACATGATGCGCCAGATTGGCGGAGCCTTTGGGGTGGCTATCACCAATACCTACGTAACTCAGCGGACCGCACTGCACCGGAGCGACCTAGTTTCGAACTTGCAACCCGGAAGCCCGCAGCTGACCGAACGGCTTAACGCGCTTACGCAGGGGCTGAGCGCGCGTGGTATAAACCCATTGGATGCGGTATCGGGTGCGTACAAAACACTCGATGGGATTATTACCCGGCAGGCGCTGATGATCTCTTATCTGGACACTTTCCGGCTGGCAGGACTCTTTTTTGTTCTCTCATTCCCGCTCTTGTTCTTACTGAAACGTAAACAAATGTCTGCCGAAGCGGCCAAAGCTGCTGCCGATGCAGCCCACTAATAGTAGAGTACCGTTTTTCGCTGATCCAGTTTTGGAAGCGCTGAAAACGGTACGTTGAAACGTCTATCAATGAAATCGACATTTTTAACCCTAATCGCTCTTAGCACGATTGGTTTCGCTCAGGCTCAGAATCAAACGGCAGCTGTTACGGTGCCCGACGATCTGAAAGCGTTGGTGCAGCAGGCGAACACAAACTATCCCGCGCTGAAGCAGCAGCAACAACAGATCCAGGCTGGCGAAGTACGGGTCGATATTGCCCGGACGGCTATGCGGCCCAGCGCTACCCTGAACGGTACGTACACGTATGTAACGCCAGTCCCCCAATTTGCTATTCCGCTGAATGGGCAGGAAGTCGTTGCTAAACTGGCTCCCAACAACAACATCAACGCGAACGTATCCGTTGGGCAAACCATCTACGACTTTGGCCGGACGGATGCCGCAATCAAGCAGGCCGCTGATAACGTGCAGATTCTGCGCCGAAACTTTGAGCTGACGCAGCAAACGCTTGGCTATCAGGTGGCAGCGGCTTATTACGGCATCGGGTACTTACAGCAGGGCATTATCGTTCAGGACTCGGTGATTAAAACGGCAGCGGCTAATGTGCGTTTGCTGGCATCCCGCTTGCAGAATGGCGATGCACTTGAGTACGATGTACTGACGCAGCAGGTACGACTGAAAGCGTCAACCAACCGCAAGATCGAACTGCAAAATCAACTGGAGCGTCAGTTAGCGACCTTAACGTACCTGACCGGTGTGGCCAATCCTGCTACCGATCTGGCGATACAGCAGTTTCAGTTAGGTGTGCAGACGGCTCCGGTACAACTGTTTGATATTGAGGGTCAGCTACAGTCGGCAGCTACCGGCAACAAAGAAGTTCAACTGGCCCAGGACCGGGTTCGGGCGGCTGAAACGGACGTTCTGGTTTACAACCGGGCTGGCCAGCCCAGTATTAGCTTCAGTGGGTCAGCGGGTTACAAAAATGGTTATCCGCTTGAGGTCGAAAAGCTCCGGGCTAACATGGCTGCTGGGGTCAACATTGTAGCACCCCTTTACGCGGGCCGACGGTACAAACTGCAAAATCAAGCCGCTCAATTGAACCTGAATGCGAGCCGATATGCCGTTGAAACCGCCAATGCACAATTGCGACAAACGATTGCACAGCTAAACGCCGACATACGGAGTAACCAGACTCGGTTAGCCAACCTCGAAACGCAGGTAGTTCAGGCACGTAAGGCCCTGCAAATTGCCAATGCCCGGTTGCGGAACGGTGTTATTACCAACGTAGAACTACAAAGCGCTGAAACCGGCGTAGAGGAAGCCGAACTGGGCCGCCTGACTTTTCAGTACCAGTTACTGCTCAATCAGCTGGAACTGAAGCGGCTGTTGGGTGAACCGTTGTTCTAAAAGATCGTATTCCGAAGATTACAAAGCAGCAGCTGTATCCGAATACGAGTCATTTGTTAAAAAACGATTAGTAAAGCAACAAAGAATAGTAACCAACCGTTACTAACGAATGGTAGCGGACTTCCTTACCGATCGATTATGAAAGCGCGTGTTACGGAGATATTGAAAAACTTTGGCGTTGCAGAATCCGCCATTACGAACGATGTACACTTTGTTCGCGACCTTGGCTTGGACAGCCTCGATACCGTCGATCTGATCATGCGATTGGAGCAGGAGTTCGGTATTCGGATTCCTGACGAAGACTACCCGAAACTAACGACGCTGCAAGGAGTCTTAGATTACCTCGAACACGAACAGCGCGTATCGGTTACGGCATAATCTAATTGGTCAATGCATTGGCTGGCGTCGCGCACGCCAGCCAATGCATTGACCAACTGCTTTTTTTATACTTCCATACTCACCAGCGAATTGCCCCGCAAAACAGGAACAACATCGTAAAGATCGTGTTGTAGACAGT contains the following coding sequences:
- a CDS encoding DHA2 family efflux MFS transporter permease subunit, which translates into the protein MATQTMALPAQPALPTGFKRWIIVITAVSAAIVELIDTSIVNVGLTDIAGNLGVTIEDVSWVVTSYAIANVIVIPMTGFLQRYFGRKNYYVGSIILFTLSSYGCGFATNLETLILFRFLQGVGGGALLSTSQGLIYDAFPASQRALASALFGMGIVLGPTLGPTLGGFIIDNYHWSWMFYINVPIGIIATFLSLTYIDKKPDEININRRAIHIDQLGILLLAVGIGSLQYVLERGEADDWFDSDAIFYLSIVAAISLPFFIWWELRGTKEPVVDLRVMKNRNLTIGSILVVVVGYGLFTSVLLYPLFAQRVVGLTATQTGLLLMPGGIITLPMFAISGRMLAKGVSPRLIVAVGYVAFSSFCFLMSTYNADASNGDFIVALIIRGIGLAFVNVPLINQSVSTLEPRQMPTGIAIVNMMRQIGGAFGVAITNTYVTQRTALHRSDLVSNLQPGSPQLTERLNALTQGLSARGINPLDAVSGAYKTLDGIITRQALMISYLDTFRLAGLFFVLSFPLLFLLKRKQMSAEAAKAAADAAH
- a CDS encoding TolC family protein, whose product is MKSTFLTLIALSTIGFAQAQNQTAAVTVPDDLKALVQQANTNYPALKQQQQQIQAGEVRVDIARTAMRPSATLNGTYTYVTPVPQFAIPLNGQEVVAKLAPNNNINANVSVGQTIYDFGRTDAAIKQAADNVQILRRNFELTQQTLGYQVAAAYYGIGYLQQGIIVQDSVIKTAAANVRLLASRLQNGDALEYDVLTQQVRLKASTNRKIELQNQLERQLATLTYLTGVANPATDLAIQQFQLGVQTAPVQLFDIEGQLQSAATGNKEVQLAQDRVRAAETDVLVYNRAGQPSISFSGSAGYKNGYPLEVEKLRANMAAGVNIVAPLYAGRRYKLQNQAAQLNLNASRYAVETANAQLRQTIAQLNADIRSNQTRLANLETQVVQARKALQIANARLRNGVITNVELQSAETGVEEAELGRLTFQYQLLLNQLELKRLLGEPLF
- the acpP gene encoding acyl carrier protein codes for the protein MKARVTEILKNFGVAESAITNDVHFVRDLGLDSLDTVDLIMRLEQEFGIRIPDEDYPKLTTLQGVLDYLEHEQRVSVTA